One genomic region from uncultured Subdoligranulum sp. encodes:
- a CDS encoding ABC transporter ATP-binding protein: MHDIHKSYYIGKPNELEILHGISLKVYPGEFVAIVGESGSGKSTLMNIIGVLDKPTSGQYTLDGVDIHSAADNELAAIRNRKIGFVFQTYNLIGRQSALKNVELPMLYAGVPGGERTRRAKEWLTRVGMAERMKHQPNELSGGQKQRVAIARAMVNEPALILADEPTGALDSQTSRVVMDLFHEMHEKYHKTIVLITHNPQLAEECQRVLTLRDGLIVSERKGSGERAAL; this comes from the coding sequence ATGCATGACATCCACAAAAGCTACTACATCGGCAAGCCCAACGAGCTGGAGATCCTCCACGGCATCAGCCTGAAGGTCTACCCCGGCGAGTTCGTGGCCATTGTGGGCGAGTCGGGTTCCGGCAAGTCCACCCTGATGAACATCATCGGCGTGCTGGATAAGCCCACCAGCGGCCAGTACACCCTGGACGGGGTGGACATCCACAGCGCCGCCGACAACGAACTGGCCGCCATCCGCAACCGCAAGATCGGCTTTGTGTTCCAGACCTACAACCTCATCGGCCGGCAGAGCGCCCTGAAAAACGTGGAGCTGCCCATGCTCTACGCCGGGGTGCCGGGCGGCGAACGCACCCGCCGGGCCAAGGAATGGCTGACCCGGGTGGGAATGGCCGAGCGGATGAAACACCAGCCCAACGAGCTGTCCGGCGGACAGAAACAGCGTGTGGCCATCGCCCGGGCGATGGTGAACGAACCGGCGCTGATCCTGGCCGACGAGCCCACCGGCGCCCTGGACAGCCAGACCAGCCGCGTCGTCATGGACCTGTTCCATGAGATGCATGAAAAATACCACAAGACCATCGTGCTGATCACCCACAACCCCCAGCTGGCCGAGGAATGCCAGCGGGTGCTGACGCTGCGGGACGGCCTGATTGTGAGTGAACGAAAGGGGTCCGGCGAACGTGCAGCTCTTTGA